From Triticum urartu cultivar G1812 chromosome 2, Tu2.1, whole genome shotgun sequence, a single genomic window includes:
- the LOC125534646 gene encoding uncharacterized protein LOC125534646 — MNKNIATTPRRDRATGRTEGGLALKFGLPMLQWFKDKDILMSCKAATDVEAGAVTNPVPPRCMTTTRAAISRVRAQLRRVDEDAFTPHSVLIGLYNHRKGVSQWTEVKEKAVVHLFHGQVDEVMRELKSLEGEARRCYAHLPDPILCWEHFSFSHMLLHDGCYLLLLFLSYKTEGPQYPETAAGGVSDGAVVRDTVFLVENQIPLLVLDKIHQLVTGDTDSSVLQNISVAVQELLQAQLYISKKPRPAPQQSSHLLHLVHHYFQPTNPPPETAENTARRTGRWRRATEYRCHGNVRFKPNDLVEGKESTILDVSYQGGTLWIPRLQVNSNTWTILRNLMALEEQMTRRPVTAYCVFLSQVAGTVEDVKLLVRAGIVQQFLSSEKQAAQDLANLLTGVELEVDNLDQNYLKPIWRDLDMRCNKWVNRFMGTCREQHCRNGLYTVAFVITAILFACGLLQAVFAVLSYKYKK, encoded by the exons ATGAACAAAAATATAGCAACAACACCGAGGAGAGATAGAGCTACCGGAAGAACCGAGGGTGGTTTAGCTTTGAAGTTTGGTCTACCAATGTTGCAATGGTTCAAG GACAAGGACATCCTAATGTCATGCAAAGCCGCGACCGACGTGGAGGCAGGAGCTGTGACGAATCCCGTGCCGCCCAGGTGCATGACGACCACACGCGCAGCGATCTCCAGGGTCCGTGCGCAACTCCGTCGTGTCGACGAAGACGCATTCACGCCGCACAGCGTGCTGATCGGCCTTTACAACCATCGTAAAGGTGTTTCCCAATGGACGGAAGTGAAGGAGAAAGCCGTCGTCCATCTGTTTCACGGTCAAGTGGATGAGGTAATGCGGGAGCTGAAAAGTCTAGAGGGTGAAGCAAGGAGGTGCTATGCCCATCTGCCCGACCCCATTTTGTGTTGGGAGCACTTCTCATTCTCACACATGCTGCTGCACGATGGCTGCTATCTGCTCCTTTTGTTCTTAAGCTACAAGACAGAGGGACCTCAGTATCCCGAGACGGCAGCCGGTGGAGTCTCCGACGGCGCCGTGGTGCGCGACACCGTGTTCCTTGTTGAGAATCAAATACCTCTCTTGGTGCTTGACAAGATCCACCAGCTCGTCACAGGAGACACCGATAGTTCCGTCCTCCAAAACATATCCGTTGCTGTCCAGGAGCTTCTGCAGGCACAACTCTACATCAGCAAGAAGCCTCGGCCGGCGCCGCAGCAGTCGTCCCACTTGCTGCACCTGGTGCATCACTACTTTCAGCCAACCAATCCGCCTCCGGAAACGGCAGAGAACACGGCACGGCGCACAGGCCGGTGGCGACGGGCGACGGAGTACCGCTGCCACGGCAACGTTCGTTTCAAGCCAAATGACTTGGTGGAAGGCAAGGAGTCCACCATCCTGGACGTGAGCTATCAAGGAGGTACGCTGTGGATCCCTCGCCTGCAGGTTAACAGCAATACGTGGACGATCCTACGCAACCTGATGGCTCTGGAGGAGCAGATGACACGGCGGCCCGTGACGGCCTACTGCGTCTTCCTGTCGCAGGTGGCGGGTACGGTGGAGGATGTCAAGCTCTTAGTTCGTGCCGGGATCGTCCAACAATTCCTGTCAAGTGAGAAGCAGGCCGCCCAAGACTTGGCAAACCTCTTAACAGGGGTGGAATTGGAAGTGGACAACCTCGACCAAAACTACCTCAAGCCCATATGGCGCGACCTGGACATGCGCTGCAACAAATGGGTCAACAGATTCATGGGAACGTGCCGCGAACAGCACTGCCGTAACGGGTTGTACACCGTAGCATTCGTTATCACCGCCATCCTCTTTGCCTGTGGATTGCTGCAAGCGGTCTTTGCTGTCCTAAGCTACAAATACAAGAAATAG